The sequence below is a genomic window from Lolium perenne isolate Kyuss_39 chromosome 4, Kyuss_2.0, whole genome shotgun sequence.
tttcaacttgtaacatatatatctcatggatattgtcaacacagagtaatataataagtgcaataagcaagtatgtaggaatcaatgcacagttcacacaagtgtttgcttcttgaggtggagagaaataggtgaactgactcaacattgaaagtaaaagaatggtcctccatagaggaaaagcatcgattgctttatttgtgctagagctttgattttgaaaacatgaaacaattttgttaacggtagtaataaagcatatgcatcatgtaaattatatcttataagttgcaagcctcatgcatagtgtaccaatagtgcccgcaccttgtcctaattagcttggactacctggattatcaccgcaatacatatgctttaaccaagtttcacaaaggggtacctctatgctgcctgtacaaaggtctaaggagaaagctcgcatttggatttctcgcttttgattattctcaacttagacatccataccgggacaacatagacaacagataatggactcctcttttaatgctttaagcattcaacaacaattaattcttttctcattagagatttgaggatgtttgtccaaaactgaaacttccaccatggatcatggctttagttagcggcccaatgttcttctctaacaatatgcatgctcaaaccattcaactcagtgtagatcgcccttacttcagacaagacgaacatgcatagaaactcacatgaaattcaacaatgaaaagttgatggcgtccccagtaaacatggttatcgcacaacaagcaacttaataagagataaagtgcataattacatattcaataccacaatagtttttaagctatttgtcccatgagctatatattgcaaaggtgaatgatggaattttaaaggtagcactcaagcaatttactttggaatggcggaaaataccatgtagtaggtaggtatggtggacacaaatggcatagtggttggctcaagtattttggatgcatgagaagtattccctctcgatacaaggtttaggctagcaaggcttatttgaaacaaacacaaggatgaaccggtgcagcaaaactcacataaaagacatattgaaaacattataagactctacaccgtcttccttgttgttcaaactcaatactagaaattatctagaccttagagaaaccaaatatgcaaaccaaattttagcatgctctatgtatttcttcattaatgggtgcaaagcatatgatgcaagagcttaatcatgagcacaacaattgccaagtatcacattacccaagacatttatagcaattactacatgtatcattttccaattccaaccatataacaatttaacgaaggagaaacttcgccatgaatactatgagtagaaaccaaggacatacttgtccatatgctacagcggagcgtgtctctctcccataaagtgaatactaggatccattttattcaaacaaaacaagaaacaaaaacaaaccgacgctccaagaaaaagcacataagatgtgatggaataaaaatatagtttcaggggaggaacctgataatgttgtcgatgaagaaggggatgccttgggcatccccaagcttagacgcttgagtcttcttaatatatgcaggggtgaaccaccggggcatccccaagcttagagctttcactctccttgatcatgttgcatcatactcctctcttgatccttgaaaacttcctccacaccaaactcgaaacaactcattagagggttagcgcacaatataaattgacatattcagaggtgacacaatcattcttaacacttctggacattgcataatgctactggacattagtggatcaattaaattcatccaacatagcaaaagaggcaatgcgaaataaaaggcagaatctgtcaaaacagaacagttcatattgacgaattttaaaatggcaccagacttgctcaaatgaaaatgctcaaattgaatgaaagttgcgtacatatctgaggatcatgcacgtaaattggcttaattttctgagctacctacagggaggtggacccagattcgtgacagcaaagaaatctggaactgtgcagtaatccaaatctagtacttacttttctatcaacggcttaacttggcacaacaaaacacaaaactaagataaggagaggttgctacagtagtaaacaacttccaagacacaaaataaaaacaaagtactgtaggtaaaacatgggttgtctcccataagcgcttttctttaacgcctttcagctaggcgcagaaagtgtgtatcaagtattatcaagagacgaagtgtcaacatcataatttgttctcataatagaatcaaaagggtacttcattctctttctagggaagtgttccatacctttcttgagaggaaattgatattttatattaccttccttcatatcaataatagcaccaacagttcgaagaaaaggtcttcccaatataatgggacaagatgcattgcattcaatatccaagacaacaaaatcaacggggacaaggttattgttaacggtaatgcgaacattatcaactttacccaaaggtttctttgtagaatgatcagcaagattaacatccaaataacaattttgcagcggtggcaagtcaagcatattataaattttcttaggcataacagaaatacttgcaccaagatcacataaagcattacaatcaaaatctttaaccttcatcttaatgatgggctcccaaccatcctctagctttttaggaatagaggcttcacgctctagtttctcttctctagcttttatgagagcatttgtaatatgatgtgtaaaagccaaatttatagcactagcattaggacttttagcaagtttttgcaagaactttataacttcagagatgtggcaatcatcaaaattcaaaccattataatctaaagcaatgggatcatcatccccaatgttggaaaaaatttcagcagctttatcacgtgcagtttcaatgattttagcagtttcaggcagtttttcgcgctttgcattagaagtggaaacattgctaacaccaattcttttattagtattagtaggaggtgcagcaacatgtgtagcattagcattactagtggtggtaatagtccaaactttagctacattcttctctttagctagtttttcattttcttctctatcccacctagcacgcagttcagccattaatcttatattctcattaatcctaacttgaatggcatttgctgtagtagtaattttatcatctaaatcctcaggtttagcagccattttattaattaaagaagattgtgatgtagacatgtatgagattcgggtttcagcattagcaagtttagtttgcaaccccgagatctccctattcagattttcaagttgattccctatattattcaacaaggtagattgctcattcatagttttagtaaacaatttattttgctcatattgtgattgcataaagctcttggtggatctttcaatttctagcatcttttcttcattaggtgaagcatatctaccataagaattaccattagcagggtatggcctagaatcattgtgattgttatttttaatgaaattcacatcaacatattctttttgagcaactaatgacgctaacggaacattattagaattaacattaggcctaccattcacaagcatagacataatagcatcaatcttatcactcaaggaagaggtttcttcgacagaatttaccttcttaccttgtggagctctttccgtgtgccattcagagtaattgatcatcatattatcaagaagctttgttgcttcaccaagagtgatggacataaaggtacctccagcagctgaatccaataaattccgtgaagaaaaatttagtcctgcatagaaggtttggatgatcatccaagtagtcagtccatgggttgggcaatttttaaccagagatttcattctttcccaagcttgagcaacatgttcagtatctaattgtttaaaattcattatgctactcctcaaagatataattttagcaggggggtaatatctaccaataaaagcatccttgcatttagtccatgaatcaatactattcttaggcagagataacaaccaatctttagctcttcctcttaatgagaaagggaacaattttagtttaataatatcaccatctacatctttatatttttgcatttcacatagttcaacaaaattattaagatgggcagcagcatcatcagaactaacaccagaaaattgctctcgcataacaagattcagtaaagcaggtttaatttcaaagaattctgctgtagtagcaggtggagcaataggtgtgcataagaaatcattattatttgtggttgtgaagtcacacaacttagtattttcagcgttggccattttagcaatagtaaataaagcaaactagataaagtaaatgcaagtaactaatttttttttgtgtttttgatatagcaaacaagatagcaaataaagtaaaactagcaactaatttttttgtattttgatttagtgcagcaaacaaagtagtaaataaaactaagcaagacaaaaacaaagtaaagagattgagaagtggagactccccttgcagcgtgtcttgatctccccggcaacggcgccagaaatttagcttgatgacgcgtaaagcaaacgctcgttgggaaccccaagtggaaggtgtgatgcgtacagcagcaagtttccctcagtaagaaaccaaggtttatcgaaccagtaggagtcaagaagcacgttgaaggttgatggcggcgggatgtagtgcggcgcaacaccagggattccggcaccaacgtggaacctgcacaacacaaccaaagtactttgccccaacgaaacagtgaggttgtcaatctcaccggcttgctgtaacaaaggattaaccgtattgtgtggaagatgattgtttgcgagaaaacgatagaacaagtattgcagtagattgtatttcagtaaagagaattggaccggggtccacagttcactagaggtgtctctcccataagacaaacatcatgttgggtgaacaaattacagttgggcaattgacaaataaagagagcatgaccatgcacatacatatcatgatgagtatagtgagatttaattgggcattacgacaaagtacatagaccgccatccaactgcatctatgcctaaaaagtccaccttcaggttatcatccgaaccccctccagtattaagttgctaacaacagacaattgcattaagtattgcgcgtaatgtaactagtgactacatccttgaacatagtactaatgttttatccctagtggcaacagcacatccataaccttagaggttcttgtcacccctccagattcacggagacatgaacccactatcgagcataaatactccctcttggagttactagcatcaacttggccagagcatctactaataacggagagcatgcagctcacaagatccgacaatgatagcacaatggggagaagacaaccatgtagctactgctatagacccatagtccaggggtagactactcacacatcacaccggaggcgaccatggcggcgtagagtcctccgggagatgattcccctctccggcagggtgccggaggcgatctcctggatcccccgagatgggatcggcgttggcggcgtctctggaaggttttccgtatcgtggctctcggtactgggggtttcgtcacggaggctttaagtaggcggaagggcaagtcaagaggcggcacggggggcccacaccataggccggcgcggccaggggtggggccgcgccgccctagggtttggccaccccgtggcccctcttcgtctcatcttcggacttctggaagcttcgtggaaaaataggcccctgggctttgatttcgtccaattccgagaatatttccttactaggatttctgaaaccaaaaacagcagaaacaaagaatcggcacttcggcatcttgttaataggttagttccagaaaatgcacgaatatgacataaagtgtgcataaaacatgtagataacatcaataatgtggcatggaacataagaaattatcgatacgtcggagacgtatcaatcacctcCACCggaatccggcggaggcgcacaagacgctcgacgtcgtcctcccgcatgtaggaaCCCCTCCAGGAACCGCTTGGATGGGccatcgacgaggaggaggaggaggaagaccaaGAAAGACGAAAAGGCGAGGAAGAACCAcgagacggcggcgacggcggcggcggagagcgtaccgtggacacgcgcggccccgtggcgccggattgacgaagtggcggcggcggatcggcagaGAAATGTCGAGGCTgctgcccgccggagttcgccagggagACGGTGAAGAAATTCCGCCGGAGCAACGAGGAGCTcgagcgaagaagaggaacagagcggaagcgcgaggaggaagaggatggcacagtggccgcctcggtgcctcccccgcggcatttatagccacctgccacgggcggttggcctccaagtggcggacgTGGGCCATGATCTCAGGATTTACTGTGCATTAACGTCCCCCACGACCGCAACGGTTAccggaaactgccacaccacgtcccccacgaccgcaccggatccggaggtgacattgatgtgaccagacgaagcgGCAGCAGTAGCCAGACGTtagaccagtcaagtcgggcgcagggcccgaggcggcggagactccggcgcaccCAAGCCGGAGCTGGACATTAAATTCAAACCGGCCCCAAACTCTCCTAGCAAGGCGGAGACGTCGCCAAGACTTATgaaaaagcaaaagctgcagaagcaaaaatagcgtccggctagaagcagccggacaaaacgagccggatgagggcgcagccggctgaatgcaaattctcagtcggccccttcgAGTGTCGTCAAACATATTCAAGAGATCTaagagccaggaaaacctgcctaggtccctcttaacgcaggaccttgccagcttcgggggctaatgtcggggggaagaccccgggtagggcaatggacgcggagcagccggcttgaggccggccggctcgcggcaagggccggctgaggagcagccggctggagccgtggccggctggcccggaagccggctggctctaagtcctagtcggcctggctacggccgtctgcgctgtggctgggccggcttctacaagccatatccgactggcgcCTATacttcagaccgactcgaggctggcgagttttgcacgagaaggaactgggtaggtggtccgggttcgcaggtccacgctgacctcatctcccgtaaagcgcggggcactgtggagcaatagtgccacgcgccggacaggccatcatggcgtacgtcggtcCGTACTGGCTAgagggcatgatggcgacagagacacttcctctccataccgctgactcaggcagtcggatgggacaggccatgaggcctcaacggctcctgacgtcaacacctcgggaaggagcggaagccgaagccggccaagccggccagtagctcATAGGGACCTCTATGTAAAGTGCCAGTgcctatataagctgcactaccccctctcgtgcaggggatcgatcattctcacttcatcctagccttagcgctgccctgtgagagagaccttcctctaccttagcctcccagggcaagccggatacagctcaaggagccccattgtactgtgtgatcaccatatacactcatagcaggagtagaggtgttacctccaccggagagcctcgaacctgggtacgtcgaccgtgtcactcgtccccatacccgcatccggataccgccgtgagaccatctaggaaccaccttctttagccatcctatggcatatgccgtgacgataccacgacactgcGATGCTTCTCAACTCCACCAGCTTCTGCCTATCAACGTCAACCTTGAAAATTAGGAGCTTGCACGTGGTGACCGTGTCTTCTTCCATGTCTAGCTCCAGCTTACCGGGCTTCTCGTCATCATCTTTGCCGGTGAACTCAATGCACTCTTCAGACGTATACCTCAGAAGGTCTTGGTAGGTCCAGCTCGGGATGCTTGAGTCCTTCCTCGGTCCACATCCTGCACACTTGCCAGAGCTCGCCGGATGGGGTTATGGTGAGGTACTTGGTAGGGTTGCCCCATGTTGTGACGCCGCACATGATCCTTGTCATGACCGGTGAAGGCTCGCTGAGATCTATGACATAGACAGAGCCATCAAAAATTCAAAATGCAGACCGTAAAACATGCTATCCTTGTCGTTGTAACGGACATCGTCCATGTATAGCTCATCGGATATCAATGTCCACCGCTCGTCGCCGGGCTTGGCAAAGGAGAGCTTCTGGTCTGGCATGTGTACTAACAAGACGGTGCATGTCGCTGCTGCATCGTGGCCCGTGGAGATGGCCACCCGGCAATACGCGCAATCCCGCGCCCACTCGATGAAATCTTCAGAGGCAGAAGCAGAGACGGTACCATCGTCGTTCACGAAGTTCACCTTGCAGGTGTCTATGCCTGGAAGCGTCTTGACCGACGGGAGCGTGGCCTGGACGCCGGTGACGGGGTTGTGGAGGTACGGGTCGGCGGCCTCGTCGGTAGCGAACACCCAGCCGTTTGAGGAGAAGAAGAGTCCCCTGCCGTGGTGCCGGAAGGGGACGCGGAACGTGGTGTCGGTGGAGGGGCAGTACATGGCGGCGTGGTTGGGTCCGTACTCGTCGGAGGCGTACAACAGGCACGGGCCCTGCTTCGGCGaggggcggcggaggcggcggaagGTGGAGTAGGCGTCGTGCCAGGAGGCGCAGACGGTGCCGGATCGGAAAAGGCCGGGGATATCCAGCGCCGCCATGATGATCAGCAGGAGGTCCTCCGGCAGGCTCGACCAATCGGCGCCATCGACGGCATCCAACCTGGTATCTTGCGCGTGGTTCTTGGTCGTCCTGATGGCATCGTCTGAAGACGAACATAGCGTTCCCATGATCGCGAGTAGTGTATTCGCCGGTTGCCTACCTTTTTTTCTAGGGCCTGTGCGAGATACGTTCGCGGTGTTCTAGTTCCGGGTACGGACTGTTCAAGTTCTGAGTTCCGTTCCTTTGTAGTAGTTGTGAGTTGAACCAACTCTGGGAAACCAACACCACAACAAAATAGGGCACTTAGCCAGCATAGTAGTCACACTATATCAGGAGGATTAAGCGATGGATTCCCTGCACTGAAATATCCTGGAGATTAGGATATGACTATTACCTTCTGCAAAAATGATTTTATCCTGCTTTTTATATGAAGCCAAACGACCGAACTAATATAGTGTGATGAAGGAACCCTCTTACAAAAGAAGACtaaagcaaaacaaaaaaaaacaaggaaaaCCAAACTTGCAACCGAGGGCACTGAAACGAAATCGAAGAAAACCTGAGCTCCATGATGACGTCCGTCGCGACATCGTTGCCGAGATAGAGAAAGTCAAGGTTTACACCTGGAGCCCTATTGCGGCGAAGGTGCCCATAACGACACCCCTAAGAGGCTTACAATGCCCGTACGTGTCGCTACCGTCGGCACTGAAACATTGGTCTTTTGCCTAGAAAAACCTTCGCACCCTTCTTGGTATCTCGGGCACCCACTAACCTTGAGTTAggccatcaacacgcgatctggGAGCTGTCAAGCTTTAGCTCCACTAGCACCACAATCCCCCGCCATATGCTCCTCGCTGATGAGCGCAAAATGCAACGCGTTTTGTAGCACCTAAATGTATGAGTAGTGTTACGATTTTCGTATTTGCCCACGTTAGGGCGCACCTATTCTATTCGTTTTAGGTACTCATGGAAATAAAGAGAAGGATTTGCAACCAATGCAAAAGAGGACCAAATATGGGAAGCCATAAAGACCTTCCAACAATGAATCAAACCGAGCCAAGGCAAAAATTCGCGAAGAGCTGATTTCAGAGGTTTTAATGACCAGTGGTACGGTTAGGACCACAGTATCACCTGGCCGTACCACCCGTCATTAGCACCACCTCGTCAAATATAATCACCCCATGAAATCAGATCTGAGAAGCGAGACACAGAGCCACCAGAAAAACCACAAAACCTAGCCTCTGGGAGGGATTCAGAGGGGGAACTCGCAAGAAGGGATCCATCATCACCGCAGCTGGCATCATTGGATGCGAAGGCATGatcttcatcgccatcatcattgtTAGAGTATATTTGGTAGTTATAGATTACACGGGATTGTATTAGGATTGTTTCCATATTCTCCCTAGGAGGTTTCTTAGCTTTCAAGTCTTGTactctatatatactcgcccatgaggtgCAATACAATACCCATCATATTCCGCAATCTCTcctccctctctatccttctacatggtatcagagcggcacgctccttgacctagccgccgcacaagcttccgcccgcgccgcccccggggaggtcaatctccatggcctactctgggggccgcgcaacccgtatgagggttcgttcgccgatctgttgatccgctgccctcgagtcctcttttttccaatccgtagattggttttctttttgctccgccggtcgctcgaccggcgttttctttttttggttttgccgatcatagatcggattgagtcgcccaccgCCGTCATCATCACGCGCCTCTACTCCGGCATCGACTGCACCGGCCATCTTCATCAACCGCGCGGCACGGCCGCACGCGTCACACACGGGACGCCTACGTGCGACGCAGCAGGCTGTCTCGCCCGCGCGGTCTCCATCGCTGGTCCGTCTTCGCCGTCATCACCCGGGACATCACCGACAACGTCGCCAACGACTCCAATCTGCGGCAcgtcgtccacgccatggcgcgtacagcgccgccgtcggtctgatcaaccgaccgcgcgcacgtctccgccaagcacgtccccgagcacgcgcctaccaccgatcgagctacgggctaccgctgcgtcgccccttcgggccgcagcgccgccgcctttggtccatgCTACCGGCGTCCGACGCGCCTTCCAAGACgcgtacgtcgctggtggcgtccCGCTGCTGCACCGACTCGCGCCCTGCAGCTACGCCGGCCCCTCAGGCCGTGGCGTCGCTGCACGCGGTCGCCTTCGCCGTCACCCGCGCGTCGATGTCCGAGGCCACCACAGCACCGCCCCTTCGGCGCGGGTCGCCTCCAtccgcgcatggtcttcgtcacgccgctgggtcttcctcgcctacttagcactcccccgcagtcgtagcggtagcgacgtgaacaacagtagcgtcgcgaacggtcagactggagagaagccgaaggtaggaaccaatgggctgacactcccccgcagtcataGCGGGAGCATCGTGGACGGAGTTgcgtcgcggatgcttggactgtagaggAAGCTGGTGAGGTGCAGGCGAGGTGGTAGCCCTTGTGCCGATGTCGAGGGAGCCGAGAGCGTTGGGCGGTGCAACCTTGGTCGGGGTAGCCGCGCGAGGGGatgccgtggtcgatgtcgtggtcgggtgccggtgtcgaggtagccgcacatgaagccgcaagcgcatagtgcgcgaggagagtgacggagacgcgtcgaggcagtcgtggagatggtcgatgccgaagtcgatgcgcctcgagccgtcgaggacgaggtgctgccctagttttgccagaactaggcgcacgtcggggacgaaggcatactccggttttgccagaaccgagtacgcaaagacgaagtcggcgacgcggtcgaggcagtcgtggaggcgatgccgaagaagacgttgtcaaagccgatgaagacgagacgtccgacgcgagtttgccagactcgggaacgtctcggggacgaaggcacttccggtgttgccagtaccgggcatgcgagggtagggaacattacaaagtgcgcgccatgtcggagtagactagtagaggaggtctcgacgacgggtgtcggagaagaggagcaggtggtgtagtcggggaagaggcgaggctcgacgacgggtgtcggagtagagtagcaggtgacgtagtcggggaagaggcgagGACGTTGGCGGTGAAGCTGTAGTGTACGaagacgtagaaggcggctaaCCCAGCGGTGACCAGGGGTGGTCATGCTGGACGCCTAGACGGGCGTTGCGGTGGTCGGCGAGCTCAGCGCGACCTGGAGCGGTTGGCGAGCCCAGCGGCGACCTGGGGTGGGGGCGTGGCggcggtacacgaagtaggcgaggaagacccagcggcgtgacgaagaccatgcgcggatggaggcgacccgcgccgaaggggcggcgctgtggtggcctcggACATCGACGCACGGGTGACGGCGAAGGCGACCGCGTGCAGCGACGCCACGGCCTGAGGGGCCGGCGTAGCTGCAGGGCGCGAGTCGGTGCAGCAGCGGGATGCCACCAGCGACGTACGTGTCTTGGAAGGCGCGTCGGACGCCGGTAGcatggaccaaaggcggcggcgctgcggcccgaaggggcgacgcagcggtagcccgtagctcgatcggtggtaggcgcgtgctcggggacgtgcttggcggagacgtgcgcgcggtcggttgatcagaccgacggcggcgctgtacgcgccatggcgtggacgacgTGCCGCAGATTGGAGTCGTTGGCGACGTTGTCGGTGATGTCCCGGGCGATGACGGCGAAGACGGACCAGCGATGGAGACCGCGCGGGCGAGACAGCCTGCTGCGTCGCACGTAGGCATCTCGTGTGTGACGCGTGCGGCCGTGCCGCGCGGTTGATGAAGATGGCCGGTGCAGTCGATGCCGAGGTTGGAGTAGAGGCGCGTGATGACGACGGcggtgggcgactcaatccgatctatgatcggcaaaaccaaaaaaagaaaacgccggtcgagcgaccggcggagcaaaaagaaaaccaatctacggattggaaaaaaaaggactcgagggcagcggatcaacagatcggcgaacgaaccctcatacgggttgcgcggcccccggagtaggccatggagattgacctccccgggggcggcgcgggcggaagcttgtgcggcggctaggtcaaggagcgtgccgctctgataccatgtagaaggatagagagggaggagagattgcggaatatgatggatattgtattgcacctcatgggcgagtatatataga
It includes:
- the LOC127347214 gene encoding uncharacterized protein, producing the protein MGTLCSSSDDAIRTTKNHAQDTRLDAVDGADWSSLPEDLLLIIMAALDIPGLFRSGTVCASWHDAYSTFRRLRRPSPKQGPCLLYASDEYGPNHAAMYCPSTDTTFRVPFRHHGRGLFFSSNGWVFATDEAADPYLHNPVTGVQATLPSVKTLPGIDTCKVNFVNDDGTVSASASEDFIEWARDCAYCRVAISTGHDAAATCTVLLVHMPDQKLSFAKPGDERWTLISDELYMDDVRYNDKDSMFYDLSEPSPVMTRIMCGVTTWGNPTKYLTITPSGELWQVCRMWTEEGLKHPELDLPRPSEVYV